The window TGGTTGAATTTTAATGGAGTTCTGCGGGGTATTCCATCGCCTCTGGTCCCACAGCTCAAAGATCAGAGAGAATTTTCAAGCATGGTGTCCCTCAGCCTCTCAGACTGACTCCCTCtcattcttcctctctctccctcccttttttcctccctctgctccttttttctgttttgaccTCCCTTTCCaatcccttccttcctcctggGCTTTTGTCTCTCTCTTAATCCCTTTTCTGCGTCTCACACTTTCTGTcggtttctctctctccctgtgaAATTTGTATTAGAGTCACTCGAGGCGTAATTATTGTTAAGCCTCTCTCACACCGAGAACAACTCATGACtctcagcagaaaaaaacagcaacttgGTACTCAAGGACAAAATGCTGTGATGAACTTTTCAAATCGTGCACAATGGCTGACAAAATGTttgcatagttttttttttatacgcACAGAGATTACACATCAGAAAGCACATTTTCTCCCTGCCTCAAAGTCGTTTATGGAGcttaacactttaaaaaaaaaaaaatctgtgtctTCGCTCTACAAGCTCAACATTTATAGAAGATGTTTCACATTTATAATTCACTCTGCATTTACATACGTTCTACCTCTTTTGGCTGGGATTAAACCACACTTCTGGGTGTGGATGTGAGCTTCATGATGATCTGTTGGTCCCTGCAGGCCAGAATCTGGAAGGATCTCAAACCCGTGAAGACAGGAAATCAACACATTAATGAAGGTAAAGCATGGAGTTGGAGAGAATCAGATGAATAAATCACATCTAGTGAACCAAAATTTTGAATGATGGCTTTTGTGTCTTTTGATTCATGTCTTTATGCCGGAGAGGGAACGCTGGAGAGAGACTGGTGATAATTACTAATTCATGAGGATAAATGGTTGCTATTTAAAACTCACCGTTCAGAGGGGAGCTGAATGAACGCCGTGTCTTCCTGCTGGGACCATGAGACAGAATAAGCCCCTGGCTAGTCTGACACGAATGTGGTTTATATAAACTCCACAGCACTTTGATCTAAGAAACACAATCTAGTCCTGCATTGACTTTTGTCATCAATAATAACTGTGTGACATGTTAGTAACTATATTATTTATCTCATATGTTCAGACATGTTGGAGAAATCAGCGCAAAGGTCCCACTGTAAATACAAAGAAGTTATGTGAGCAATTCCTTGTATATTTGGTGCGAAATCAAATATTAACTGGAGTTGCGGTGCAGGGATAACAAACAATTCACTGCTGTGAAATAaaagatcaataaaataatgaacaatCAATAAACAAACTCAAGagaattaaaattatttgataTGTCCTCAAATTAATTTGcaaaaatccaatttttttcttcagcaacCTGAAAAGTTCATCTTTGCAGTAGATTCCATGTTGATTTATTTGCTCTTGAAATGAAATGTATGTGAACCAGAGCTTTCTTAATATACATGTAGTCAGGGAAGAGATGTCTattctccaccaatcagaagccaggAATAGTCCAGTCatattttctattgtttttccATTGACTGAATAAATGGAATAACAACATCTGATTGGATCCCCCTGGATGGAACCTGACTTCTGATAACAATTCTAAGGTGATTCTAAATTTTAAAGACTTCCCATAGCTAAGAGCTGCACAGAACAAGGCTGTTTTAGAGTGTAGCGCTCCCTTTGGACCAATCAGGGGCATCATGAAAAGTATTATTTGAGCAACAGGAAGAAGTCACTCAATTAGACGAATAAAGAAATGCTAGATCAGCCACAAGTCATTTTCCATGTAGGTTTTAATACAAACTGTCCTTAAGAAAcgattattttttcctttcaaatgtgaaaacatgGAAACAATCAACAATCACACAAAACCAGGATATGCCTCAAAATGTTCATGAATTCTTTGACCATACTTTTATGGACGGCTCTAAACAGCAACTTGATCGTCTCTAATACCAGACGAGTTTTATAAACATGGAGGCTTACAAATCTGACACCAGCAGTGGCATTTGATTCCCAATCTCAGGAAATCAGAGGTTCATCGATACAAAAACGGTTTCCCTGAGTCACACGAAATATTCTCCCAAGGAGAGAAATCAGGAGAAGCTTTACTTAGTTTTCACTACGACGGAAAAACTGCTAAAATTATTACATCAAAATATCTACAGGCACAAAGAAAGGACACAAATGTTAGCTGTGGTTTGCGTGATCGATTAGGATTAATcacaatgtgaaaataaatcaaaagcaaGCAATTAGATCAAATTATTGTAATGGAATCCAACACAAAAGTCGCTAAAactacacaaataaataaaaatacacttaCACAAATTAAGATTCAGATCACATGAAGTAGAAGCCCTCAGATTTGGACAGAATCCAACACAATACTTCAGAGGATCTCCTGACAacctcatttttaaattaacttcaatgcaaaaaaggaattttctcattttaaagtgCAGTTTGCTCAATCCGGTGAGGATATGGGACATGCTTTCATGTACCTTACGCACGGTGAGCACCTCCAAAACTGACCTGTAGCACTTTTACCCAGCTAAACATAGGAGAGAGGCTATCTGCCCCCCCTGTGCTGGACGACGATGGTTCCTGCCACGATGTCGTACACAGTCCTGTTGTgctggaagaagaggagagtgACGAAGACGGGAAAGAGGAAGGCGATGGAGAAGTTCTTATTCAGCGCCCGCACTGTGGAGCTGAAAGAGACAAGACGAGAGTTTAGAGACGCTAAAGACAATCGCTaatcaaaaaaaaccaaacaatccCTCCGGTGTGTGATCACTCACGCAGAGAGGGAAACGTTAGACGCTGGAACCACAAGGACCCGGTTGGGTCGGACCAGAGTGGTGGTGTCACACGTCACCACCCGCAGGCCGAGCAGGAATTTCCCAGGCGTGGCGCCGCCAGCGCCCCAAATACAGAtcgtctgattggacgaggaGGACAAAACACACAGTTGAGATCAGACGGAAGGGTATTAGACGGTTTTCATCTGCACACAGGGGCCTGAAGGTCTCGGCGCTGCTTCCCACCTGGGAAAACTAACCGCTGAAGCACAATTCAAACGGGAGACGTGACTTAATCTGAGGCAACTAATAATCCAGTGTTGCATCACTGTGGGAAATAACGCTGTGCTGCAAATGAGTAGGGACTCTTCTAATTAAACCGATGCACCCGCATGTGGATAAAGTAGATTTTAAACCTCATCAGGGGTGCCCAGTCTCATTTATTCACATATCCATGTAATCTAAAACATGACTcacctcatacacacacactaaaacccTGTAGACCAGGGCTACGGCCATCATCTTCTGCAGGTCCTCCATGGATGTGTTCTCATCGATCTCCTCCACGATGAAATGGGTAATAAATTTAGCGATGTCCCTTtagaaagaagagaaatgtgTGAAATTAGAACATTTAATCGCAAAGATCTGCATCTCTTTATAGCTTCACGCTCACTTCATTCCACTTAGATGCATGATCCACAGCACGATGGTGGCCTTCACACAGAACAGGATGAAGAAATCCACTGTCTCAGCCAGGAACCTCTGCAGAGGAGAGGGGATGGTGTACTCccgtcctggggggggggggggggcagatgagaAGATAAATGTAAAGAGGGTTTCTGCAGAATGCTTTGCACGCATGCACTTAAATATCCTGCAGTAAACAGCACTGATGGAGACTCTAAGAACATAATCTGGTTTCATCAGACCTGATTCCTGCAGGACTCGTGATCTGGATTATGTAAGGGGACTGGAATGGACCCAGTATCTGGGACTCACCTGGCTGAGGTGGGTTCCCATTCTGCTGCTGGGCTGGCCGGGCATCTGCAGCGGGGGCCGGCGCACCGGTGGAGCTGTACCCCGGCTGAGCTCCAGCCGGATGAGGAGGGTAAGCAGGAAAGCTAATCGGGTATGGGTAACTGTACCAACTCCCGTGCTGTCCTCCGACGGATGTCGCCGCAGGTACACCGGGTGTCTGAGCGCTCCACCCCGGCGGAGGGAACCTGCACGGCGGGGGGAAGGCGGTCAGAGCCGCCCAGCTCTGCCAGCTAGCTTGTCCCCAGTAATACTGCCACATCCACCGCTGCAACTTCGCGCAGTATTCCGCTGTTGCGGCGGAATGAGAGGGTTTAGCGTCACTTTCAGGAGCGTCATGGCGGTCTCCACTCGTCGTGGTCGTAAACATGTCTGATGCACCCGGGAATCTGGAATAATCTGTTAATTCAATCCCTGAACACAGCTTGAGTAGCTCCTCCAGCCGAACATTAGGAGGAACCAACAAGAGCTGCACTCTGAGACGAGCTAATTACGTTCATGAAAACAGGGGTGTGTGTGATCTCTAAACGTTAAACTAATagaaatatatacattttagatactcaaaagaagaaatgtaaattattaaatgtatttttttatatgtttgtatTATATCTCCCGCTAAAATCAGTGAAATACAATTATATCCTAAGTATTACTGCTAAACATCCCCCCCTCCATTGTCATTAATGGTATCAACCGGTTAAAAACTCTTCCTGTGTAATTTTCTTGGTGCAGCCTCAACAACCAGACGAATTAAAACATAGTGGGTTAAATTAAGGAAGTAAATATAGACATATAAATTCATCAAAGTTCCATTTATGCTGCTCTTTTATGTTAGCACATATCAAGTCGTTTCAACGCTCAAGCTTGTCTTGctgtaaataatttaatattatgCATTTCCTTGAAATATTTAAGTCACGTGATTGTGACTTGGGTATAATGTACATTAAGCAAATATCAAGGTTCTGCCACATGTGAAAAACAGCTGACATTAACTGTtgttaaatatttgataaaGTGTTTTGAAGAGTTTTATGCTGACATAGAACTGAAGATAATTCTAATGAGGCCTGTTACTAAGTAAGGACTAATGGAAAAACTGATCAATCCCTACTCGATACAATTTTTCAACGTTTTAATAttcatatgaataaaaacaatgaggagAAATGTCCCACCGCAacattcccttttttttctaccacaagagggcagcagAGGGCAGCTGATACAGACCGTCCCATCCTGACACATAAATCCTTAGAAATAATATAAATCTATCATTTCTAAGGATATACTTGTGATGTACAATTATATAatattctgtaaaataatgttaaaaaaacataaaattccAATTCGTTGGTTTTGTATTACAACTGTAAACTACCTAGATTCATCGCCTAAGTGTTTAATGCGTTTAGATGAGAGAAGACTCATtttaaaactaatgaaaaatatCAGTAGTTGGCATAATCGTACAAATATGTTctttaaaaattacaattttactTTTGAAGTTTTTTGTTCAAGGGTTTTACGCTCATTCGACCTGAAATTCTCTTTCTTTTGTACAATTACATCGGTATAAATCGGATTAAATACGTTTAGGAATCCCAAACATCTGAGTTTTGTGACAAATCGATAATCTACCCCAGAGGCCAACGGGTTCAGAAACACAAAACTCTGGAAAAGGCTTTGAAAGCCTGCTGGCCAGTCAGCTGATGAAAAGCTGTGTTCtgcacctggacacacacacacgcacacacacacacacacacacacacacacacacacacacacacacacacacacacacacacacacacacacacacacacacacacacacacacacacacacacacacacacacactaaatctctctttttttatatgTCTGTCAGGACTTTGTCCGTCATGTCTTCGACTTCCTTCTCTTACTATGTCTTTTCCTTGTCTCACCCTTGCTCTAATTTTCTCCCATTTTCACTGATAAAAGAGTGATGGGgagggtatgtgtgtgtgtgtgtgggggggggtgttgcatTTGCTGACTGGGCTGGCCTGGCTCTGTGGGTTAGGCATGGGGTTTGCTGGTTCCACTGCCTCTGCCTGTCCCAGTGAATGGAGCCAATGAGGCGGACACCAATCCCACCCCAGTGAGCGTTATCCCTGTGGACAGAAGCCACACGATGACTACGCCCAAAAGTAATCAGGCCCAAATAAAAGCTGAGTCGGGCAAATGCTGACCCCCATGGAACCCAACAACCTTGGTGGATTaatgttgtgtatgtgtgtctatgcacgtgtgtgtgtttaggaggTGTGTAGTTGAACGGGGGAGTTTCCTGTGATAGCAGAAAAGTAATGGAGTACATTAAGAGTATTTTCTCAGAATTAAATATGACTTCTATTTAGTTACACAATTTTTCAACCAATGAGCATTGACCTTACCACCTGTTATGAGTTGGGCAGGAACCCAAACCACGTAGATGGTAGAAAGCAGACAAGACCCAAGGAGTGGGCCGTCCAAAGATTCTCTCAGATCGCTATCGGATGCAGGTGTAAACAGGCATAACCAATCGACTGGGATATCCGGAACATCTCCACCAAGTATGGATTATAAGCCCCGATAGGAGCCAAGGATGAATGTGTTTGAGACAAGTGCAAGTAAAGATTGATGAAAGGAAGCAGATGAGGACTGATGTGATCCAAGTTGGGATTATTGTAAAAGGTGAAAGGTGTCCGATTGGCGATGGAGCTCCTGCAGGTTCGGTGTCTGAGGTTTCCGTACGGAGGAATTCTGGGTTTGAGTTCTGAGGATTAAAATGCTGCTTAAAAACTTCTAGTTCAGGACCCAAACTTGATGGAAACAGATGGAACCTCCAGGTGGCAGCAAGAGGTGACTTTATCTGGAGTATATATGCAGTCTACATGACTTACagtctttatatatttattggcccattgcacatacctgtttatattCCACACATCTGtttcttgtgtattttagtgtcaGTGTTGGTTTGCTTTGTATTGAGTCTAGTTTctgctctttgcactctgcatttcctttttgtgcaccaatcctgtctTTTGCACCAATACCACTTCTTTATGTgacttcaattgccccttggggacaaataaagtttttttaaaattgaattgcATTGAATTACTGCAACATAATTACACCTTACTGGCTAACATTTACCTACCAATTTTATCTAGAGATCTTTGTGCTTCACTGTAACCCTAACGCCACACAGGGAGGGGCAGATGAGTCCTTATCTGGTGGGCAAAATGTTGGTGGGGTCAAGTTTATTCAAGTAAATCTGGCAGTGTGACGTTTGCCTGCTCCATTTTTCTTTCAAGCTGCAAGGAAAATATTCCTCTTTTCCTGCAGGTCGACACACTTTATCCAGGTGGGACAGGCCTGGAGCTTAAACTTACTCCCCCCcatagaaagagaaaaaaatgattgaatagACAGCAGGGCGAGCGACAGTTCACACAGTTCACGCAGTTCTTGTGAAACAGAATTTGCTGTGTCTGTCCCGTGCTCCCAGACACACacccgggggggtgggggaaggTCACCTCACAATCACTCCGAGCGACTGTTTGAGAAACCGATTTTCTGTGAAGCTGCGATCTATCGCCGCCACGCTTGATTGTCTCATTGCAGACCGTGAATAGAAAAAATTCAATCTCAGGAACATGACAGCTCTGGGGTCTGCTAGCGGTTAGCTTAGCACAAAATGGGGGAAACGACCACCATGGCTTCCTGCACATTCATGGCAATGAAATAATTCTGGAAGTGCTGGAGTTTTAGAGGTGTTTTTCTGATTAACCAAGCTCACTAGCTAAGATAACTAGCCTATATTTGCATTGATAAATATATAGGTGCAGTAAGTGATCCAAAAAGTCATTAATTTCCTCACTGATATTCATATTTTTAGTGTTGAAACACTTCCTGATCCTGATTTTTCCATCAGCTGAGGACTCATTCCGCTCATATTGCATCATTTGAGTCCACGGCAGCGACCCGACTCAGCGTTTCACATGTAATCTCCAAAGATAACGCCGTGTCAGAGGTCAAGGAGGGAGTCAGAACAGGACATAGTCACTGTTTcatgttagtgttagtgttagtgtgtgtgtgtgtgtgtgtgtgtgttgtgttccgCCTTAAAgaaccaaacaaaacattttcagggaATGTTTGCGAAACCGGTCACTCGCGTCGTGTTTCGATAGGATGGAAAGAGATCACGGgatttatatgaaaagtaatgGAAGGATTTGTTTGATGGTGTAAAACCACCAGCGGGCAAAGACGGACTATAATGAGAGCAGCAGGTCACACACAAGTGGCGTTTGTTCCAGTCCCATTTGGGATTAATCTTTACATTTTCTCGATTTCATTTGGGAATtaaagtggggtttttttttagtcgtTCCTACTTTGtgttttgtgggggttttttctttaaatgagcTTTAATCAAATGGTGGAGTTTGTGATAATAAGccctgaacaacaacaaaaatatgcaACTGGAACAAAGTtgtgagaggaaaaacaagtgTGTCTGCTGAGGCAGCAGAGGGAAATCCACTACCTTTAGCCCAGATAGGAGAAACGTCCCTCTGAGGttctgctgctttgtgtttgtaACACTAAGATCCAATTAAATGAATTATGTCTGCCTCCCCGGAGCCCTGACAGGAACACCCAAGGGGAGGATGAGGGTAGAGCCGCTCTCCCACCAGATCCTGATTCAGGCCattctcctcacctcctcattCTTCACCTTAGTTTCTTTATTTCCCGTGACCCTGAATGTAGCGTCTGGGGCGCCTCGGTCAtcctgcctttaaaaaaaaagaaaaaaaaagaagtcactcCTTCGAGCCGGATTTGAACCAGCGACCTAAGGATTTCTGCTTTACCAACTACAGTCctccgctctaccaactgagctatcgAAGGGCTGTGGGTTCTGGTGTTTTCAACACTGAGTCATTAAGTAGAATTAGTTTTTAAACATGATTTTGAACCTGCACTACTACTATTTCATACATACACTAACGGCCATCCCGTGCCTCTGGACATCTTTTTTATCATCCTGTGACCCGATACATCTTGCTTCCTTCCtccacatatatactgtatatatgtgttaacATTCCAGATTGGGATTACAATCCAGGTACACCTGATTTGCAGTTGAGCCTTGGGAATCTTAATTTTCAATTCTAACTTTTCACGATGCTGGCAAGATATTAAAAATGGAACCCGTCTTGCAATTCTGAACATAAAAATTTGGACAAAAATTCAATGcgaacaatatatatatatatatatatatatatatatatatatatatatatatatatatatatatatatatatatatatatatatatatatatatatatacacacacacacacacacacatacatacatatatatatatatatatatatatatatatatatatatacatatatatatatgacatgTCTATATATTGGAgctttatgttttatattttattttatatttttatattttaaatataaaattatgtattttatgttttaggagtttatatttttgttttatattttaggagtttatat of the Antennarius striatus isolate MH-2024 chromosome 14, ASM4005453v1, whole genome shotgun sequence genome contains:
- the fam8a1a gene encoding protein FAM8A1; this translates as MFTTTTSGDRHDAPESDAKPSHSAATAEYCAKLQRWMWQYYWGQASWQSWAALTAFPPPCRFPPPGWSAQTPGVPAATSVGGQHGSWYSYPYPISFPAYPPHPAGAQPGYSSTGAPAPAADARPAQQQNGNPPQPGREYTIPSPLQRFLAETVDFFILFCVKATIVLWIMHLSGMKDIAKFITHFIVEEIDENTSMEDLQKMMAVALVYRVLVCVYETICIWGAGGATPGKFLLGLRVVTCDTTTLVRPNRVLVVPASNVSLSASTVRALNKNFSIAFLFPVFVTLLFFQHNRTVYDIVAGTIVVQHRGGR